One genomic window of Desulfuromonas sp. AOP6 includes the following:
- a CDS encoding branched-chain amino acid ABC transporter permease → MLAHIKHSLGIALWFMFLTFPFVVVRVNTLKNLVEWRWFNVLWVGLGAFALSFIWRWALARRAKRSKKMEMGEENVRPGIGQRILEEAKIYRPLIGAVLAFAVLFPWIFDVYQVNIMVLALIFVVLGLGLNITVGLAGLLDLGYVAFFAIGAYTYALLNTQFGLGFWICLPLGGLAGALLGTLLGFPILRLRGDYLAIVTLGFGSIAKIVIENWEVVTNGAKGIANIDRPGLFGLDMSIEGATIYTYYLMILLVLFTIFVVNRLKDSRIGRAWIALREDEIACVAMGIDMARTKLSAYALGAFWAGLVGVIFAARNTYINPNSFTFMESAIVLSIVVLGGMGSIVGVIVAALVLILMPEYLRAFADYRMLVFGAVMVLMMIFRPQGLVSNIRRKYEYRGLSAEPAGNGEHGKTA, encoded by the coding sequence ATGTTGGCACACATCAAACATTCTCTCGGCATTGCGCTCTGGTTCATGTTCCTCACCTTTCCCTTCGTGGTGGTGAGGGTCAACACCCTCAAGAACCTGGTGGAGTGGCGCTGGTTTAACGTCCTCTGGGTTGGCCTTGGTGCCTTTGCGCTTTCCTTCATCTGGCGCTGGGCCCTGGCGCGGCGGGCGAAACGTTCGAAAAAGATGGAGATGGGGGAAGAAAATGTGCGGCCGGGAATCGGCCAGCGCATCCTGGAGGAGGCCAAGATCTACCGTCCCCTCATCGGGGCTGTCCTGGCTTTTGCGGTTCTCTTCCCCTGGATCTTTGACGTCTACCAGGTCAACATCATGGTGCTGGCTCTCATTTTCGTCGTTTTGGGTTTGGGCCTCAACATCACCGTCGGGCTGGCCGGCTTGCTCGACCTGGGCTACGTCGCCTTTTTCGCCATCGGAGCCTACACCTACGCCCTGCTCAATACGCAGTTCGGCCTGGGCTTCTGGATCTGCCTCCCTCTGGGCGGGCTGGCCGGCGCTCTACTCGGCACCCTGCTGGGCTTCCCCATTCTCCGGCTGCGCGGTGACTATCTCGCCATCGTCACCCTCGGCTTCGGGTCCATCGCTAAAATCGTCATCGAGAACTGGGAAGTCGTTACCAACGGAGCCAAGGGGATCGCCAATATCGACAGGCCCGGTCTCTTCGGCCTTGACATGAGTATCGAAGGGGCGACGATCTATACCTACTACCTGATGATCCTGCTGGTGTTGTTCACCATCTTCGTCGTCAACCGGCTGAAGGATTCCCGCATCGGCCGGGCCTGGATCGCCCTGCGCGAGGACGAGATCGCCTGCGTAGCCATGGGCATCGACATGGCCCGCACCAAGCTGTCCGCCTACGCCCTCGGCGCCTTCTGGGCCGGTCTGGTGGGGGTCATTTTCGCCGCTCGCAACACCTACATCAACCCCAACAGCTTTACCTTCATGGAGTCGGCCATCGTGCTCTCCATCGTCGTTCTCGGCGGCATGGGCTCCATCGTCGGGGTCATCGTGGCGGCTCTGGTGCTGATCCTCATGCCCGAGTACCTGCGGGCCTTCGCCGACTACCGCATGCTGGTGTTCGGGGCGGTGATGGTGCTGATGATGATCTTCCGGCCCCAGGGGCTGGTCAGCAACATCCGCCGTAAATATGAATATCGCGGTCTCTCCGCAGAACCCGCCGGCAATGGGGAACATGGAAAAACTGCTTGA
- a CDS encoding ABC transporter ATP-binding protein, giving the protein MEKLLEVSNLTMDFGGLRAIDGVDLQVGPGEIVALIGPNGAGKTTFFNCVTGIYKPSRGDVLIHPPKGQRRRINGLKPNRITTLGMARTFQNIRLFPAMTVLENVMIGCHCRTSTSILGAILRGKKTRQEEVDTIEKSYRLLQKVGLASFANEFARNLPYGAMRRLEIARAMATDPFLLLLDEPAAGMNPQETRVLDELIVRIRDEDGMAILLIEHDMKLVMNISDRITVMEYGKKIAEGAPQEIRHNPRVIEAYLGEEVHA; this is encoded by the coding sequence ATGGAAAAACTGCTTGAAGTCAGCAATCTGACCATGGATTTCGGCGGCCTGCGGGCCATTGACGGGGTCGACCTCCAGGTGGGTCCGGGGGAAATCGTCGCCCTGATCGGCCCCAACGGCGCCGGCAAGACGACCTTCTTCAACTGCGTCACCGGCATCTACAAGCCGAGCCGGGGGGATGTCCTCATCCATCCGCCCAAGGGGCAGAGACGCCGTATCAACGGCCTGAAGCCGAACCGGATAACCACTCTCGGCATGGCCCGTACCTTTCAGAACATCCGCCTCTTCCCGGCCATGACCGTGCTTGAAAACGTCATGATCGGCTGCCACTGCCGCACCAGTACCAGCATCCTCGGTGCCATCCTGCGCGGCAAAAAAACGCGGCAGGAAGAGGTCGACACCATCGAGAAGAGCTACCGTCTGCTGCAGAAGGTCGGCCTGGCGTCTTTCGCCAATGAATTCGCCCGCAATCTCCCCTATGGCGCCATGCGCCGTCTGGAAATCGCCCGCGCCATGGCCACCGATCCCTTTCTGCTGCTTCTCGACGAGCCGGCGGCGGGGATGAATCCCCAGGAAACCCGGGTCCTCGATGAACTCATCGTCCGCATCCGCGACGAAGACGGCATGGCCATTCTGCTCATCGAACACGACATGAAGCTGGTTATGAACATCTCCGACCGCATCACGGTCATGGAATACGGCAAGAAGATCGCCGAAGGCGCTCCCCAGGAGATCCGGCACAATCCCCGCGTCATCGAGGCGTACCTTGGAGAGGAAGTCCATGCTTAG
- a CDS encoding branched-chain amino acid ABC transporter permease LivH (LivHMGF is the membrane component of the LIV-I/LS branched-chain amino acid transporter), with protein MDYFLELFLSGLTRGSIYALIALGYTMVYGIIQLINFAHGEVYMIGAFVALIVSGVLTIYGFSGVSILILAALIAVIYAAAYGFTLERIAYRPLRNAPRLSPLISAIGMSLFLQNYVLLAQTPDFLPFPQLVPDFAFMEPIAHIMGSAELVILVTSALSMVGLTVLIKYTRIGKAMRATQQDLIMARLVGINVDRVISMTFIIGSILAAIGGVLVGSYIGQINFYIGFMAGVKAFTAAVLGGIGNIPGAALGGLVLGLAEAFAAGYVSSAYEDVFAFGVLVLILILRPAGLLGKAIKQKV; from the coding sequence ATGGACTACTTTCTCGAACTTTTTCTCAGCGGCCTGACCCGGGGGAGCATCTACGCCCTCATCGCCCTGGGCTACACCATGGTGTACGGCATCATCCAGCTGATCAACTTCGCCCACGGCGAGGTCTACATGATCGGCGCCTTCGTGGCCCTGATCGTCTCCGGGGTTCTGACCATCTATGGATTTTCCGGGGTGTCCATCCTTATCCTGGCCGCCCTCATCGCCGTCATCTATGCCGCCGCCTATGGCTTCACCCTTGAACGCATCGCCTACCGGCCCCTGCGCAACGCCCCGCGGCTGTCGCCGTTGATCAGCGCCATCGGCATGTCGCTCTTTCTGCAAAACTACGTCCTGCTGGCGCAGACCCCCGACTTTCTCCCCTTTCCGCAACTCGTACCCGATTTCGCCTTTATGGAACCCATTGCCCATATCATGGGCTCGGCTGAGCTGGTGATTCTGGTGACCAGCGCCCTGAGCATGGTCGGCCTGACCGTACTGATCAAGTACACGCGCATCGGCAAGGCGATGCGGGCTACCCAGCAGGATCTCATCATGGCCCGACTGGTGGGGATCAACGTTGACCGGGTCATCTCCATGACCTTCATTATCGGCTCGATTCTGGCGGCCATCGGCGGGGTTCTCGTGGGTTCCTACATTGGGCAGATCAACTTCTACATCGGCTTCATGGCCGGCGTCAAAGCCTTCACGGCCGCGGTGCTGGGCGGTATCGGCAATATCCCCGGCGCCGCCCTCGGCGGCCTGGTGCTGGGACTGGCGGAAGCCTTCGCTGCCGGTTACGTGTCGAGCGCCTACGAGGACGTCTTTGCCTTCGGTGTCCTCGTTCTGATCCTCATCCTGCGACCGGCCGGCCTGCTGGGCAAGGCCATCAAGCAGAAGGTCTGA
- a CDS encoding transporter substrate-binding domain-containing protein codes for MKRWTLLLLPLLLLLALAPAAMGDTLDDIKERGVLRVGMEPGYMPFELTNQKGEIIGFDPDVAKRMAKKLGVKLELVSTAWDGIIPSLMTGKFDIIMSGMTITDERAEVVDFAKPYIIIGQTVLLRKDLAGEVTSYKALNDPKYKIASKLGTTGEFAAKETFPKAQYFSYETEQEAVMEVVSGKIDAFIYDSPYNAVAFAEKGQGKLVFLDEPFTEERIGWAVRKGNPKMLAFLNNFLEEIKADGTYDKIYTKWFKDDTWLKELQ; via the coding sequence ATGAAACGATGGACTCTGCTGCTGCTCCCCCTGCTGCTTCTGCTGGCCCTTGCTCCCGCCGCCATGGGCGATACCCTCGATGACATCAAGGAGAGGGGCGTGCTGCGCGTCGGCATGGAGCCGGGCTACATGCCCTTTGAACTGACCAACCAGAAGGGCGAGATCATCGGCTTCGACCCCGACGTGGCCAAGCGGATGGCCAAAAAGCTCGGCGTCAAACTGGAACTGGTCAGCACGGCCTGGGACGGCATCATCCCTTCGCTGATGACCGGCAAATTCGATATCATCATGAGCGGCATGACCATCACCGACGAACGGGCCGAAGTGGTGGACTTCGCCAAGCCCTATATCATCATCGGCCAGACGGTGCTGCTGCGCAAGGACCTCGCCGGCGAAGTGACTTCTTACAAGGCCCTCAACGATCCCAAGTACAAGATCGCCTCCAAGCTGGGCACGACGGGTGAGTTCGCCGCCAAGGAGACTTTCCCCAAAGCCCAGTACTTCTCCTACGAGACCGAGCAGGAGGCCGTCATGGAGGTCGTCAGTGGCAAAATAGACGCTTTCATCTACGATTCCCCCTACAATGCGGTGGCCTTCGCCGAAAAGGGTCAGGGCAAGCTGGTCTTTCTCGATGAACCCTTCACGGAGGAGCGTATCGGCTGGGCCGTGCGCAAAGGCAATCCCAAGATGCTGGCATTCCTCAATAACTTCCTGGAGGAAATCAAGGCCGACGGCACCTATGACAAGATCTACACCAAGTGGTTCAAGGACGACACCTGGTTGAAGGAACTTCAGTAA
- a CDS encoding branched-chain amino acid ABC transporter substrate-binding protein has protein sequence MSFYRIRCVVSILCLFLFTLTAPAGAAEPLKIGVAGPHTGDLAPYGIPTMEAVQLVVDRVNTQGGVLGHQIELLLLDDQCKPEIATNVATRLVSQGASLVIGHVCSGATKAALGIYKEANVIVISPSATTPTLTQSGEYPNFYRTIASDDMQGKLAAEFVTGKLGAKKVAIIHDKGDYGKGFADFAQQTIEQGGLAKVVMYEGITPGAMDYSAVVQKIRREGADAVIFGGYHPEASKLVGQMKKKRVDVAFIGPDGIKGDGFLEIAGANAEGVYATGPMDVSRFPLNKEAREAYKAKYGKEPGTFYDQGYAAIQAALNAIKVAGGVDYAKLSEALKTSYVDTALGKIRFDARGDAEGVGFSVYQVKGGHFVEVQ, from the coding sequence ATGAGCTTCTATCGTATCAGGTGCGTTGTTTCCATCCTCTGTCTATTTCTCTTTACTCTGACAGCTCCGGCCGGCGCGGCGGAGCCCTTGAAGATAGGGGTGGCCGGCCCCCATACCGGAGACTTGGCCCCCTATGGCATCCCCACCATGGAGGCTGTCCAACTGGTGGTTGACCGGGTGAATACCCAAGGCGGTGTGCTCGGTCACCAGATCGAGCTGCTGCTGCTCGACGACCAGTGCAAGCCCGAAATTGCCACCAACGTGGCAACCCGGCTGGTGTCCCAGGGAGCCTCCCTCGTCATTGGCCACGTCTGCTCCGGCGCCACCAAGGCGGCTCTCGGCATTTACAAAGAAGCGAACGTCATCGTTATCTCCCCCTCCGCCACGACCCCAACCTTGACCCAAAGCGGCGAATATCCCAACTTCTATCGCACCATTGCCTCCGACGACATGCAGGGCAAGCTCGCGGCTGAGTTCGTCACCGGCAAACTTGGCGCCAAGAAGGTCGCCATCATTCATGACAAGGGGGATTACGGCAAAGGGTTCGCCGACTTCGCCCAACAAACCATCGAGCAAGGTGGGCTGGCCAAGGTGGTAATGTATGAAGGGATTACCCCCGGCGCCATGGATTACTCGGCCGTGGTGCAGAAGATCCGGCGCGAAGGGGCGGATGCGGTCATCTTCGGCGGTTATCACCCCGAGGCGTCCAAGCTGGTGGGCCAGATGAAGAAGAAGCGGGTTGACGTCGCCTTCATCGGCCCCGACGGCATCAAGGGGGATGGCTTTCTCGAAATTGCCGGCGCTAACGCCGAGGGCGTATATGCCACCGGCCCCATGGATGTTTCCCGCTTCCCCCTCAACAAAGAGGCCCGTGAAGCCTACAAGGCCAAGTACGGCAAGGAGCCCGGCACCTTTTACGACCAGGGCTACGCCGCCATCCAAGCGGCCCTCAACGCCATCAAGGTGGCGGGCGGCGTCGACTACGCCAAGCTTTCGGAAGCCCTCAAAACCTCCTATGTCGACACGGCGCTGGGCAAGATCCGCTTTGACGCCCGCGGCGACGCCGAAGGGGTCGGCTTTTCCGTCTATCAGGTCAAGGGCGGCCATTTCGTTGAAGTTCAGTAA